From a single Deltaproteobacteria bacterium genomic region:
- the alr gene encoding alanine racemase translates to MRPTWAEINLDNLTHNFNLVKKLVGDGVGVLSVVKADGYGHGAVEVGGILEEAGTDMLGVATVEEAAELRDYGIEVPILLLGGIRPEEAAVTVEHDLTPCLFSVDVARALDNEAGKARKRSPYHLKIDTGMTRLGIRPEEAASFVEELSSFQNTEMEGVLTHLASAFTKSREYTLSQLDSFSDTLDIVRAHGFRPRFIHSANSASIQRFPESHMNLVRPGIMLYGSGREGDNDLKPVMKLKTKIIQIRRVPENTPVSYGGTFVTERPSLIATLPIGYADGYMRRLSNSARVSVRGETAPVTGAVCMDLTMIDVTDVPGVRTGDEVVLFGDELVSVDDVALWAGTISYELLSITGKRVPRRYI, encoded by the coding sequence ATGCGACCGACCTGGGCCGAGATCAATCTCGACAATTTAACTCATAATTTCAACCTTGTTAAGAAACTTGTGGGAGACGGGGTAGGTGTGCTTTCCGTAGTTAAGGCCGACGGTTACGGCCACGGCGCGGTCGAGGTGGGCGGAATTCTGGAGGAAGCGGGCACCGATATGCTGGGTGTAGCCACTGTGGAGGAAGCGGCCGAGCTGAGGGACTACGGAATAGAGGTTCCGATTCTGCTGCTGGGTGGAATAAGGCCCGAGGAGGCCGCCGTTACGGTCGAACACGACCTCACGCCGTGCCTCTTCTCCGTCGATGTCGCCAGGGCGCTCGATAACGAAGCGGGAAAGGCCCGAAAACGCTCACCCTACCATCTGAAAATAGACACGGGCATGACCAGATTGGGTATAAGGCCGGAGGAAGCCGCATCGTTTGTCGAAGAGCTCTCCTCATTTCAAAATACAGAGATGGAAGGGGTGCTTACCCACCTTGCCTCGGCCTTTACCAAGTCTCGCGAGTATACACTCTCGCAGCTTGATTCCTTCTCCGATACGCTTGATATAGTCCGCGCGCACGGTTTCAGGCCGCGCTTCATACACTCGGCTAACAGCGCGTCGATTCAGCGGTTCCCCGAGTCTCACATGAACCTCGTACGGCCCGGAATAATGCTTTACGGCTCGGGACGTGAAGGGGATAATGATCTTAAGCCGGTAATGAAGCTGAAAACGAAAATCATACAGATAAGACGCGTGCCGGAGAATACCCCGGTAAGCTACGGCGGCACATTTGTAACCGAACGTCCCTCTCTGATTGCGACACTTCCGATAGGGTACGCCGACGGCTATATGAGACGGCTCTCGAATAGCGCCAGGGTATCCGTCCGGGGCGAAACAGCTCCCGTAACGGGTGCTGTATGCATGGACCTCACGATGATAGACGTAACGGACGTGCCCGGCGTGCGGACTGGAGATGAAGTCGTGCTTTTCGGCGACGAGCTCGTATCCGTGGACGATGTAGCGCTCTGGGCCGGCACCATATCCTACGAATTGCTCTCGATTACCGGCAAAAGGGTGCCGCGCCGGTACATTTAA
- a CDS encoding methyltransferase domain-containing protein: MNKINISKHNSAAWDEESIEGSEWCTPVDGEIIARAKRGEVLLKLTPNKYVPDAWLDGVRGKDVLCLASGGGQQAPVLAAAGASVTSLDVSKEQLARDEFVAQRDGLTLRTIKGDMSDLSVFADENFDLVVHAVSNIYVPDVNIVWKECYRVLRPGGELFAGFMNPSFFLFNHKKSEECGILTVEYKLPYSDFESLDEERRRQIIDDQVPIVFSHSLDDQIGGQIEAGFVITGFYEDWWSDEATPLNEYSPTTIVTRAVKP; encoded by the coding sequence ATGAATAAGATTAATATATCGAAACATAACAGCGCCGCATGGGACGAGGAATCGATTGAGGGTAGCGAGTGGTGCACGCCTGTCGATGGTGAAATTATAGCCAGGGCTAAGAGAGGAGAAGTACTACTCAAATTAACCCCTAATAAATATGTCCCTGACGCATGGCTTGACGGTGTTCGGGGCAAGGATGTGCTGTGTCTCGCTTCGGGCGGAGGACAGCAGGCGCCTGTTCTGGCGGCCGCAGGGGCGAGCGTGACGAGCCTCGATGTTTCAAAAGAGCAGCTGGCCAGGGACGAGTTCGTCGCACAAAGGGACGGCCTCACTCTACGAACAATTAAAGGGGATATGTCCGACCTCTCTGTCTTTGCGGACGAGAATTTCGACCTCGTTGTTCATGCGGTATCCAATATCTACGTTCCGGATGTAAACATAGTATGGAAAGAGTGCTACCGCGTGCTCAGGCCGGGGGGAGAATTGTTCGCAGGGTTTATGAACCCGAGCTTTTTCTTATTCAACCATAAGAAATCGGAAGAGTGCGGAATATTGACCGTTGAATACAAGCTCCCCTATTCCGACTTTGAGAGCCTGGACGAGGAAAGGAGACGGCAAATTATCGACGATCAGGTTCCCATTGTATTCAGCCATTCACTCGATGATCAAATCGGGGGGCAGATAGAGGCGGGATTCGTAATTACTGGGTTTTACGAGGACTGGTGGTCGGATGAAGCAACGCCGTTAAATGAATACTCGCCTACCACGATTGTTACAAGGGCTGTAAAGCCCTGA
- a CDS encoding TolC family protein, which translates to MIKKHFGILVTAAVLSCAAIIHAAYAEGPSAQHGVDESYGGANSETSADKELEEPGGPVTLRQALALALMKNPELQAFSLEIRAREAQALQAGLPPNPEIGFGLEDFGGTGSVEGFKGTETTVLLSQLIPLGGKLSKRRKVAALNTDLAEWDYKTVRLDVLTQTSLAFLNLLAAQKRLALDLELVGLAEKVHTTVSEQAGAGQISPIQAKRSQVALSQARIRLERTKRELEAAKKILASTWGSKDINFNEAVGKLDSISPVPEYEKLTDLLSQNPDIARWATEMEQREAKLGLEKANAIPDPFVSGGYRRLGENDDNAFVVGISIPIPVLNRNQGGISEARRRVAKAIEEQKNAEVTVNAALASAFHNLSASYEEVILLKEDVLPQAESAYDSIFEGYREGKFALLDVLDAQRTVFDARAQYIEALRSYHSSKANVERLIGAPIEGIENYDRRNTGRGESETKDQIIVEKKEQ; encoded by the coding sequence ATGATCAAGAAACATTTTGGAATACTCGTAACAGCGGCAGTCTTGAGCTGCGCCGCCATAATTCATGCGGCCTACGCAGAGGGGCCGTCCGCTCAACACGGAGTCGACGAATCATACGGCGGAGCAAATTCCGAAACATCCGCAGATAAAGAATTAGAAGAACCAGGGGGTCCCGTTACATTAAGGCAAGCCCTGGCGCTCGCCCTTATGAAAAACCCGGAGTTGCAGGCGTTCTCACTGGAGATAAGAGCGAGGGAAGCACAAGCGCTTCAGGCGGGACTGCCGCCTAATCCCGAGATCGGCTTTGGGCTTGAGGACTTCGGCGGCACAGGCTCGGTAGAAGGCTTTAAGGGGACCGAAACCACCGTGTTATTAAGTCAGCTTATTCCGCTGGGGGGCAAGCTGTCCAAAAGAAGAAAGGTAGCCGCGCTCAACACGGACCTCGCAGAGTGGGATTATAAAACCGTAAGGCTTGATGTGCTTACTCAAACTTCTCTTGCGTTTCTGAATCTGCTCGCGGCTCAAAAACGGCTTGCCCTGGACCTGGAGCTGGTAGGCCTGGCTGAAAAAGTTCACACAACTGTGTCGGAGCAGGCCGGGGCCGGTCAAATTTCACCGATACAAGCGAAAAGGTCTCAGGTGGCCCTATCCCAGGCCAGAATAAGATTAGAGCGAACCAAGCGCGAGCTTGAAGCCGCTAAAAAGATACTGGCTTCTACATGGGGGAGTAAAGATATTAACTTCAACGAGGCTGTAGGGAAACTCGATTCAATCTCCCCCGTACCGGAATATGAAAAGTTGACGGACCTTCTTTCACAAAACCCCGATATCGCCCGCTGGGCGACTGAAATGGAGCAAAGGGAGGCGAAGCTCGGGCTTGAGAAGGCCAATGCCATTCCCGACCCCTTTGTAAGCGGTGGATACAGACGCCTCGGCGAAAACGACGATAACGCATTTGTCGTAGGTATATCCATACCGATTCCCGTCCTTAACCGCAACCAGGGCGGCATTTCGGAAGCACGCCGCAGAGTGGCAAAAGCGATTGAAGAACAAAAGAACGCTGAGGTTACGGTTAACGCGGCTCTCGCAAGCGCGTTCCACAACCTGTCTGCCTCGTATGAAGAGGTGATTCTGTTAAAAGAAGATGTATTGCCCCAGGCAGAGAGCGCTTATGATTCAATTTTCGAGGGCTATCGTGAAGGGAAATTCGCATTGCTGGACGTGTTGGACGCCCAGAGAACGGTCTTCGACGCAAGAGCTCAATATATTGAGGCGCTTCGTTCGTATCACAGCTCGAAGGCAAATGTAGAGAGGCTTATCGGGGCTCCGATAGAGGGGATAGAAAATTATGATCGACGAAATACAGGACGCGGGGAGAGTGAAACGAAAGATCAAATAATTGTGGAGAAAAAGGAACAATAA
- a CDS encoding efflux RND transporter periplasmic adaptor subunit: MKNKWIITISLILVLCTSPLLSGCGGSDSNKTGGSEQEHEDQAGEHSEEEGHIKLSPEALKTLSLETAPVELRNLGGEITTTAVIEPDQTRIAHVSPRIPGRAIEVKAFLGDRVTKGQILAELDSIELGQAKADYLKARANLQVARANYQREDRLYKKQISSEKEYLDAKGEFLRSEAEMNSSRETLRLLGLTDKEIDNLSWGSGKHPPSHFPLLAPFDGTVTEQHIVQGELIKPEDKPYTLADLSHLWIQLDIYEKDLGWVNTGKEVAIKVDSYPDAHFNGKLKYISDMLDESTRTAKARVELNNPDRKLKPGMFATAIISTPSAGTKEVISIPSSAIQQIRGKTSAFVAENENSFELRELELGNESGNFVEVLKGLTPGEKVVTTGGFYLKSLLLKEEMGEEHAH; the protein is encoded by the coding sequence ATGAAAAACAAATGGATAATTACGATAAGTTTAATTTTGGTACTTTGCACGTCTCCTCTTCTTTCAGGTTGCGGCGGGTCTGATTCTAACAAAACCGGGGGCAGCGAACAGGAGCACGAAGACCAGGCAGGCGAACATTCCGAAGAAGAAGGGCATATAAAACTCTCTCCCGAGGCTCTTAAAACATTGAGCCTTGAAACCGCTCCGGTTGAGCTGCGCAATCTCGGTGGCGAGATTACGACAACCGCCGTCATAGAGCCCGATCAAACCAGAATTGCCCACGTAAGCCCGCGTATTCCGGGGAGGGCAATAGAAGTCAAAGCCTTTCTGGGGGACCGCGTCACAAAAGGCCAAATACTGGCAGAGCTAGACAGTATTGAGCTCGGCCAGGCCAAGGCGGATTACCTCAAAGCCAGGGCGAATCTACAGGTAGCGCGCGCGAATTATCAGAGGGAAGACCGTCTTTATAAAAAGCAGATATCGTCGGAAAAGGAGTATCTGGATGCGAAAGGAGAATTCCTTCGTTCGGAAGCGGAGATGAACTCGTCGCGCGAAACACTCAGACTTCTGGGTCTTACGGATAAGGAAATCGACAATCTCTCATGGGGATCAGGAAAACATCCGCCCTCCCATTTTCCTTTGCTGGCGCCGTTTGACGGAACGGTAACAGAGCAGCACATCGTGCAGGGCGAGCTGATCAAACCCGAGGACAAACCATACACCTTGGCTGATCTTTCGCACCTCTGGATTCAGCTCGATATATACGAGAAAGACCTTGGCTGGGTGAACACGGGTAAGGAAGTGGCTATAAAAGTTGATTCTTACCCGGATGCACATTTCAACGGAAAGCTCAAATACATAAGCGATATGCTCGATGAGTCCACACGGACAGCGAAGGCAAGGGTAGAACTTAATAACCCGGATCGCAAACTGAAGCCCGGCATGTTCGCCACTGCTATTATCTCAACACCGTCCGCAGGCACAAAAGAGGTAATTTCGATACCAAGCTCGGCCATTCAGCAAATACGGGGAAAAACATCCGCATTCGTCGCGGAGAATGAAAACAGTTTCGAATTAAGAGAACTCGAACTGGGCAATGAATCGGGGAATTTCGTCGAGGTATTAAAAGGACTTACACCGGGTGAAAAAGTAGTTACGACAGGAGGATTTTACCTTAAATCTCTCTTGTTAAAGGAAGAAATGGGCGAAGAGCATGCTCACTAA
- a CDS encoding CusA/CzcA family heavy metal efflux RND transporter: MLNRILEFSLDNRFLIIVFTLVMIGIGVRAMFKLPIDAVPDVTPNQVQILTNSPGLGPVEVERFITFPVETAMSGLPGIESIRSVSRFGLSAVTVYFKEDMDIYFARRLVMERMPQAREMIPEGFGTPEMGPISTGLGEVYQFEVKGEGYSLMELRSILEWDIAFKLKSVPGVVEVNTYGGELKTYEVGLNSEKLVSYNLPINRVFEALERNNSNSGGAYIERNQEQYLIRGEGLIKNLSDIGNIVVSTRNEGTPIYIRDIAEVKFAPMVRQGAVTRDGKGEAVTGVVMMLIGENSRTVVNRVKEKIEGIKKSLPPGVTIDTYYDRTELVRKTIKTVTKNLTEGALLVIVILFLILGNFRAGLIVASAIPLSMLFAFTGMNYFGISGNLMSLGAIDFGLIVDGSVVMIENIVRHLSERRAKDAKHETGAGTGRRENITGVILESGKEVVRPIVFAVGIIIIVYLPILTLKGVEGKMFTPMALTVIFALIGSLILALTLMPVLASYFLRRTTDEKETFIIRKTKKYYLPLVGRTIQRPKRTAAVAAVIFLMTLVIVPFMGAEFIPRLDEGAIALQAWRLPSVSLEESIRNTTMVEKVLKKFPEVITVVSRTGRAEIATDPMGVEISDIYVILEPEDKWKSAETKEKLIEKMDEALTRSLPGTAFSYSQPIELRVQELIAGVRSDVAINIYGDDLDTLKEIGDKVVRAVSKVRGAADTKAEQVAGLPYMRVIINRDAIARYGINAEQILDTVEAMGGRTAGQVLEGQKRYFMQVRFAPEDREDLDRIKNIRVSGQQGELIPLSQLADIRVEEGPAQISRENIHRRLSVEANVRGRDLAGFVAAAQKVVDDEVELPSGYWIEWGGQFENLQRASSTLALVVPMALFLIFVLLYTTFGSVRPAIMIYLNIPMAATGGIIALFMRGMPFSISAGIGFIALFGIAVLNGVVLMSYIIQKRKEGKSPAEAAREGAEIRLRPVLMTALVASFGFVPMALSTSAGAEVQRPLATVVIGGLITSTLLTLLVLPAIYSWLERDEVVDENR, encoded by the coding sequence ATGCTAAATCGTATTCTTGAATTTTCACTAGACAACAGATTTCTGATCATAGTATTTACTCTCGTGATGATAGGGATCGGCGTACGCGCTATGTTTAAACTCCCGATAGACGCAGTGCCGGACGTAACCCCAAACCAGGTGCAGATACTCACCAATTCCCCCGGTCTGGGTCCCGTGGAAGTGGAGAGGTTCATAACCTTTCCGGTCGAAACCGCAATGTCCGGACTACCGGGTATAGAGAGCATAAGGTCTGTATCGAGGTTCGGCCTTTCCGCCGTAACCGTTTATTTCAAGGAGGATATGGATATCTACTTTGCCCGAAGGCTGGTCATGGAAAGAATGCCTCAGGCGCGGGAGATGATTCCCGAAGGGTTCGGCACCCCGGAGATGGGCCCTATATCGACCGGCCTGGGCGAGGTCTATCAATTCGAAGTAAAAGGCGAAGGCTATTCGTTAATGGAGCTCCGATCGATTCTGGAATGGGACATCGCGTTTAAACTGAAATCCGTTCCCGGCGTGGTCGAAGTCAATACATACGGGGGAGAGCTTAAAACCTACGAGGTCGGGCTCAATTCCGAAAAGCTCGTCTCATATAACCTTCCCATCAACCGGGTTTTCGAAGCACTCGAAAGAAACAACTCTAACTCGGGCGGCGCGTACATAGAGCGCAACCAGGAGCAGTACCTGATACGGGGCGAGGGACTTATAAAAAACCTCTCCGACATAGGGAATATAGTCGTGAGCACCAGAAACGAGGGTACTCCCATATACATTAGAGATATCGCGGAAGTGAAGTTCGCGCCTATGGTCAGACAAGGGGCGGTCACCCGCGACGGAAAGGGGGAAGCCGTAACAGGCGTTGTTATGATGCTCATAGGAGAGAACTCCCGAACCGTCGTAAATCGTGTGAAGGAAAAAATAGAGGGAATAAAGAAATCGCTCCCCCCCGGCGTCACGATCGACACCTACTATGACCGCACGGAACTGGTACGAAAAACCATTAAGACCGTCACAAAAAACCTCACGGAAGGGGCTCTCCTGGTGATAGTTATCCTATTCCTCATACTGGGGAATTTCAGGGCCGGTCTAATAGTGGCTTCCGCAATCCCCCTCTCGATGCTTTTTGCGTTTACGGGAATGAATTATTTCGGCATTTCCGGAAACCTGATGAGTCTCGGGGCTATAGATTTCGGACTCATAGTGGACGGCTCCGTGGTGATGATCGAGAACATCGTACGGCACCTGTCAGAAAGAAGAGCTAAAGACGCGAAACATGAAACCGGCGCGGGGACGGGAAGAAGAGAAAATATTACCGGAGTCATACTCGAATCCGGAAAAGAGGTCGTGCGCCCCATTGTCTTCGCTGTAGGGATCATCATAATCGTTTACCTCCCGATACTCACGCTCAAAGGGGTTGAGGGAAAGATGTTCACGCCCATGGCGCTCACAGTCATTTTCGCCCTTATAGGCTCTCTCATTCTGGCCCTTACACTGATGCCCGTACTGGCGTCCTACTTTCTCCGCAGAACCACGGACGAAAAGGAAACATTTATTATCAGAAAGACCAAAAAATATTACCTTCCCCTGGTCGGCAGGACCATTCAGAGACCAAAGAGGACCGCGGCCGTAGCAGCGGTGATTTTTCTTATGACTCTCGTCATTGTTCCCTTTATGGGCGCTGAGTTCATACCGAGGCTCGACGAAGGGGCAATCGCGCTTCAGGCATGGAGACTCCCGAGCGTATCGCTCGAAGAGTCCATTCGAAATACGACGATGGTCGAAAAGGTTCTTAAGAAATTTCCGGAGGTGATTACAGTTGTCTCGAGAACGGGGAGAGCGGAAATCGCGACCGACCCTATGGGGGTCGAGATATCGGACATTTACGTCATACTCGAGCCGGAGGATAAGTGGAAGTCAGCCGAAACGAAAGAAAAACTGATAGAAAAAATGGATGAAGCGCTGACCCGGTCGTTGCCCGGCACCGCGTTCAGTTATTCCCAGCCGATAGAACTCAGAGTGCAGGAATTGATAGCGGGGGTCAGATCGGATGTAGCCATAAATATTTACGGGGACGACCTCGATACACTTAAGGAAATCGGGGATAAAGTGGTAAGAGCGGTGTCAAAGGTCCGCGGCGCAGCCGATACGAAAGCCGAACAGGTAGCGGGACTGCCGTATATGAGGGTGATAATAAACCGCGACGCTATAGCGCGCTACGGAATAAATGCGGAGCAAATCCTTGATACCGTGGAGGCTATGGGGGGTAGGACCGCGGGGCAGGTTCTCGAAGGGCAGAAACGGTATTTCATGCAGGTGCGTTTTGCACCTGAGGACCGTGAAGACCTGGACCGGATCAAGAATATAAGGGTATCGGGTCAGCAGGGAGAGCTAATACCCTTAAGCCAGCTGGCCGATATCAGGGTCGAAGAAGGTCCGGCTCAGATTAGCAGGGAGAATATTCACAGACGCCTGTCGGTTGAGGCCAATGTGAGGGGGAGAGACCTCGCTGGCTTCGTTGCCGCCGCGCAAAAAGTAGTGGATGACGAAGTTGAGCTCCCCTCCGGTTACTGGATCGAGTGGGGCGGGCAGTTCGAGAATCTCCAGCGGGCGAGCTCTACGCTCGCGCTCGTAGTACCGATGGCGCTGTTCCTGATATTCGTGCTCCTCTATACGACGTTCGGATCCGTACGTCCGGCAATCATGATTTATCTCAATATCCCCATGGCGGCCACGGGGGGAATCATAGCTCTTTTTATGCGAGGCATGCCGTTCAGCATTTCAGCCGGCATAGGATTTATCGCTCTTTTCGGCATAGCGGTTCTGAACGGAGTCGTGCTCATGTCTTACATAATCCAGAAGAGGAAGGAAGGGAAAAGCCCCGCAGAGGCGGCCCGTGAAGGAGCGGAAATACGTCTCCGTCCGGTGCTTATGACTGCGCTTGTCGCGAGCTTCGGCTTTGTGCCGATGGCGCTTTCAACGAGCGCTGGCGCTGAGGTGCAGAGACCGCTTGCAACAGTCGTGATCGGGGGTCTCATAACTTCAACTCTTTTAACATTGCTGGTGCTTCCTGCCATATACAGCTGGCTCGAAAGAGATGAGGTCGTGGATGAAAATAGGTGA
- a CDS encoding Glu/Leu/Phe/Val dehydrogenase, with protein sequence MKKLFDSAAHEEALVQFDRASERIEMTNGLRERLRQPQRALVVSCPVRMDNGEIKVFTGFRVQHNHTLGPCKGGIRYHPEVDLGEVAALAMNMTWKSGLAELPYGGAKGGVSVDPSYLSEHELEGLTRRYTTEILPILGPNRDIPAPDMGTNSKVMSWIMDTYSMTQGYTVPSIVTGKPIIIGGSKGREQATGYGVAYITEDAVKKYVKHLDGTRVVIQGFGNVGIYAALKLADMGIKVVAISKSAGGVYNPNGLDIKKVIRTVEETGSLEGYKGAEKVSNRDLLTLECEVLIPAALGRVITKDNADKLRCGIVVEGANGPVTAEADDILRERGITVVPDILANAGGIIVSYFEWVQGIQKYFWSEEAVLDELKKRMKSTFSKVSEQTEKDNLPMRLTPRSGSA encoded by the coding sequence ATGAAAAAGCTCTTCGATTCTGCCGCGCACGAGGAGGCACTGGTTCAGTTTGACAGGGCGAGCGAGCGGATAGAAATGACGAACGGCCTGAGGGAAAGACTAAGGCAGCCTCAGCGGGCTCTCGTAGTAAGCTGTCCTGTCAGAATGGACAACGGCGAGATAAAGGTTTTCACCGGATTCAGGGTGCAGCATAATCATACTCTCGGCCCCTGTAAGGGAGGCATTCGTTACCACCCGGAGGTCGATCTCGGGGAGGTCGCCGCGCTCGCTATGAACATGACATGGAAAAGCGGACTCGCCGAGCTTCCCTACGGCGGGGCCAAAGGGGGCGTATCCGTAGACCCGTCATACCTGTCCGAGCACGAACTCGAAGGCTTGACGAGGAGATATACGACCGAAATACTGCCCATATTGGGGCCGAACAGGGACATACCCGCCCCGGATATGGGTACCAACTCCAAGGTCATGTCATGGATTATGGATACGTACAGCATGACTCAGGGATATACCGTTCCCTCGATAGTAACGGGGAAACCTATCATAATCGGAGGATCGAAAGGCAGGGAGCAGGCTACGGGCTACGGAGTCGCGTACATAACGGAAGACGCGGTCAAAAAGTACGTAAAACACCTGGACGGTACGCGTGTAGTCATTCAGGGGTTCGGCAACGTGGGAATCTATGCCGCGTTAAAACTGGCCGATATGGGTATTAAGGTAGTAGCTATAAGCAAATCGGCGGGCGGCGTTTATAACCCGAACGGACTTGACATCAAGAAGGTAATACGGACTGTCGAGGAGACAGGATCGCTCGAAGGCTATAAAGGGGCCGAAAAAGTATCGAACAGGGACCTGCTCACGCTCGAGTGCGAGGTGCTCATTCCCGCCGCGCTCGGAAGGGTAATCACGAAGGACAACGCCGACAAGCTCAGGTGCGGTATTGTAGTCGAAGGCGCAAACGGCCCCGTCACCGCGGAAGCGGACGACATACTCCGGGAAAGGGGGATAACCGTAGTACCGGACATTCTTGCCAATGCCGGGGGGATAATCGTATCTTATTTTGAATGGGTGCAGGGTATCCAGAAATATTTCTGGTCTGAGGAAGCCGTACTGGATGAGCTTAAAAAAAGAATGAAATCCACATTCAGCAAAGTCTCGGAGCAGACTGAAAAGGACAACCTCCCGATGCGCCTCACACCGCGCTCAGGCTCGGCATAG
- a CDS encoding ATP-dependent helicase — MPITLQQKNAAELIQNAAAHDNSQQIRLVAGPGTGKSFAIEERISWLIDNGANANNIFVVSFTRAAYIDLRSRIMSHCINRGITTAEQLNVSTLHSLALKILRAAGLLVAYPADPIVMDQWELENIFDAEFSNVSNITNSRCRDIRRNHEAFWSTSQWGPPNYIPPDPSITSTERSQFDQFHTPRTQIYSCVLPGEIVRQCNESITSGTLNPVDLLNIEHLIVDEYQDLNPCDLEFVDNLIQRGVKTFVAGDDDQSIYSFRFASPQGIEDFVNKYPSAGDHVLQDCFRCTPNIVNTAESLITTHALTSRIPKTLNSLYSNSNPIVQGYVFRWQFPSGIAESRAIAESCNDLIQAGISPRDILILLSNTRVLEADLLNKMDEAQVPYEVSRTNEYISSNDGRFLLACLRILCNRDDYVAHRIIIGSIQGVGTGTCNNIANDVLQNNLNFRDIFYINLPSGVFRTRALNAINSARTIVSEISRWQPTDTLNQRATDLESIINGIFGSSGIQNWNNYISTIPGEITLRELRDYLWADNEEQEIRILNALYERIGQPLPNEGVLPQRVRIMTMHASKGLSSKIVFIPGLEEEILPGGLRRPYPGLILEAARLLYMSITRSRVACVLSFASTRILHGGFSRHTASRFNTNLGGIFNYCHSGGLSSREIADILQDTANL; from the coding sequence ATGCCAATAACTTTACAACAAAAAAATGCTGCTGAACTTATTCAAAATGCAGCCGCTCACGATAACAGTCAACAAATAAGACTCGTGGCAGGTCCTGGAACAGGAAAGTCTTTCGCAATAGAAGAGCGTATATCTTGGCTTATAGACAATGGAGCAAACGCAAACAATATCTTTGTTGTTTCTTTTACAAGAGCAGCATACATCGACTTACGAAGCAGAATCATGTCACACTGCATCAATAGGGGTATTACAACCGCTGAGCAATTGAATGTGAGCACATTGCATTCTCTGGCACTTAAGATTTTGAGAGCAGCAGGTTTACTCGTTGCATATCCCGCTGATCCAATAGTAATGGATCAATGGGAACTTGAGAATATATTTGACGCAGAGTTCTCTAATGTATCAAATATCACAAATAGTCGATGTCGAGATATAAGAAGAAATCATGAGGCATTTTGGAGTACTAGTCAGTGGGGTCCTCCTAATTACATACCACCAGACCCATCAATTACAAGCACAGAAAGAAGCCAATTCGATCAATTTCATACTCCTAGAACTCAAATATATTCATGCGTTTTGCCAGGTGAAATTGTACGTCAATGTAACGAATCTATTACTTCCGGTACTTTGAATCCAGTTGATTTACTCAATATTGAACACTTAATAGTAGATGAGTATCAAGATTTAAATCCATGTGACTTGGAGTTTGTAGACAATTTAATTCAAAGAGGTGTAAAAACTTTTGTAGCTGGTGACGATGATCAAAGCATATATTCATTTCGCTTTGCTTCTCCACAAGGTATTGAAGATTTTGTTAATAAATATCCATCTGCCGGTGATCATGTATTACAAGATTGCTTCAGATGTACTCCAAACATAGTGAATACTGCTGAATCACTTATAACCACACATGCACTTACAAGTCGAATACCAAAGACGTTAAATTCGTTATATTCAAATTCTAATCCTATTGTGCAAGGATACGTATTCCGATGGCAATTCCCTAGTGGTATTGCAGAATCTCGAGCTATAGCAGAATCGTGCAATGATCTTATACAAGCAGGGATTTCACCAAGAGATATATTAATCTTGCTAAGTAACACTAGAGTACTAGAGGCTGATTTACTTAATAAAATGGACGAGGCTCAGGTTCCATATGAAGTATCTCGAACTAATGAATATATTAGTTCCAATGATGGGCGGTTCTTATTAGCATGTTTGAGGATTCTATGTAATAGGGACGACTATGTAGCACATCGAATTATAATTGGATCAATCCAGGGAGTCGGAACGGGAACGTGTAATAACATTGCGAATGATGTGCTACAGAATAATCTTAATTTTAGAGATATATTTTACATAAACTTACCTTCCGGTGTATTTAGAACTCGAGCACTAAACGCTATCAATTCGGCCCGAACAATAGTAAGTGAAATTAGCAGATGGCAACCAACAGATACATTAAATCAACGCGCTACCGATTTAGAAAGCATTATCAATGGTATTTTTGGAAGTAGTGGCATTCAGAACTGGAATAATTATATATCAACTATTCCAGGCGAGATTACGTTAAGAGAATTGAGAGATTACCTTTGGGCAGATAATGAAGAGCAAGAGATTAGAATATTGAACGCATTGTATGAAAGAATTGGACAGCCTTTACCTAATGAAGGCGTGCTACCTCAAAGAGTACGCATAATGACTATGCATGCCTCAAAAGGACTCAGCTCAAAGATTGTATTTATACCGGGTCTAGAGGAAGAGATACTACCTGGCGGGTTAAGGAGACCTTACCCCGGACTTATCCTTGAGGCAGCGCGACTCCTATATATGTCAATAACAAGATCCAGGGTTGCTTGTGTATTAAGCTTTGCATCAACAAGAATTCTTCATGGAGGATTTTCAAGACACACAGCTTCCCGATTTAATACCAATTTAGGTGGGATTTTCAATTATTGCCATAGCGGCGGCCTATCCAGCCGAGAAATTGCAGATATTCTCCAAGATACTGCTAATCTATAA